The following coding sequences are from one Coffea arabica cultivar ET-39 chromosome 11e, Coffea Arabica ET-39 HiFi, whole genome shotgun sequence window:
- the LOC113718498 gene encoding putative late blight resistance protein homolog R1A-3 — protein sequence MASTSNYEELPGCLGRLAEGSNSSPSSSDKVHRLKVKVIINILRHFLQFSLKWHIEDNNVRVRLNQIMDGIHEVIQDCQLHDSNTSQVAGNEDCRSSRSNHESVVSHLKKVKDIKPVMLEICSIADVTTFGKRDTFRSIKTKNTFLSLKNFPRSMMPSLINSQIARRLEFCTLNVVSFVDSLLDNLKDILSHNADLVTPVEEQIGGLECKLRFFRNFLWFIANRCIKQRKLTDLRLYAENLAVYVACLIYFCLVDDKMHENMVQEMKTKLVDLVEKINPLKPEARKIYLGALKTSKKSHDGSPIIDQQYLAFVDYLIDNLREVSRNQALFLFAEEDQMEILLDELKLLRLSLMDPPLYEDSDNVRALTVQIKAVMNKIGHSFYFFYLSEINKDMAGQLNLVLSGILKDIERVKGQAADCFDKFIMKSWRSNFPRTNEPGFIEFLMKKLKEQLHHEESQIRPFKHQIGVACEELESLRIDITEIGKQLNHNEELNVLLELYKDISYQAEYIVDSLEAEAGSLWCHKLGLFNVIKEIRHIHKRLKAIRKEEISNDTPAPVLAQANFPNIEAMPDYENDVGQKTEETTIQLVGFEVAAEKIKEQLTRGSNQLNILTIVGMPGIGKTTLANSLYKDHSVSFSFHTHAWCCVSRVYHKQTLLLEILGQINRNFNRNPGVAGKDYVEMLYKSLKGKRYLLVIDDIWDIEAWNDLKEVFPDDHNGSRILFTTRNYNIALKANSVPYALSPISDEESWQLLCIKVFEEEMCPSELLQVGKRIAKICKGLPLSVVSVSGTLKAIEREQDRWEQVAESLWLKEPNNPLGQHSGILELCYHHLPNFLKPCFLYFGGFREDAVIPVSKLLWLWIAEGFIHQTNPSQKSLKNEAENFLNDLIDRNLVMVAERSSRGRVKSCHVHDLLHDFCLAKSEEENFLLHMKRYDQRLTTSADSVMHEAYRLCIHSDKYVVPPGPLRARSLFFWSFLSNDRSSMLTCALQFRLLRVLDLSHIHVVSGVDEQDFIKITNLVHLRYLAIWIGCQSIPSEIENLQNLESLILMKSSTRYFSIKLPNTIWNLVNLRHLNVRKNDYELVCFYLPYLTDHFWDLRLDKLESISTIEVYSGYVCEHLMSVTPNLRKLSCMLRGPCFPSISELNQVEELNLCFWFEMEHPLQFNSASNLKKLTLSNMRRPWDEISFIGELPNLEVLKLNEGAFVGRQWDMAEGGFQKLKFLKLCKLDIQVWNASADDLPCLERLVLHGCLSLWEIPSSALAEMSTLQSIEIIKCMSPVWQSAMQILNEQHEMGNDEFKVSFFR from the coding sequence ATGGCTTCTACCAGCAATTATGAAGAGCTTCCTGGCTGCCTGGGGAGGCTAGCAGAAGGTTCCAACTCCAGTCCTAGTAGCAGCGACAAGGTGCATAGGCTTAAAGTTAAAGTCATCATTAACATTCTGAGGCACTTTCTGCAGTTCTCTTTGAAGTGGCATATAGAAGACAACAATGTACGAGTTCGGTTGAACCAAATTATGGATGGTATTCACGAAGTCATTCAGGACTGTCAGCTGCATGATTCAAACACAAGTCAGGTCGCAGGAAATGAAGATTGCAgatcgtcaaggtcaaaccatGAATCCGTGGTTTCTCATTTGAAAAAAGTGAAGGACATTAAGCCAGTTATGCTGGAAATCTGCTCAATTGCTGATGTAACCACCTTCGGAAAAAGGGACACTTTCAGATCTATTAAAACCAAAAATACGTTTTTGTCCctcaaaaattttccaagaagcATGATGCCGTCCCTGATCAACTCTCAGATCGCCAGAAGACTGGAGTTCTGCACTTTGAATGTGGTAAGCTTTGTTGACTCTCTCCTAGATAATCTGAAAGATATATTAAGCCACAATGCTGACCTTGTTACTCCAGTTGAGGAACAAATTGGAGGCCTTGAATGCAAGCTGAgatttttcagaaattttctttgGTTTATAGCTAACCGGTGCATTAAGCAAAGGAAACTGACAGATCTCCGACTGTACGCTGAAAATTTGGCAGTATATGTGGCTTGTCTAATTTACTTCTGTTTGGTGGATGACAAAATGCATGAAAACATGGTACAAGAAATGAAAACTAAGCTTGTAGATTTGGTAGAGAAGATCAATCCGCTTAAGCCCGAGGCAAGAAAAATTTATCTAGGAGCCTTGAAAACTTCGAAAAAATCACATGATGGTAGCCCAATCATTGATCAACAATATCTGGCATTTGTTGATTATCTCATTGACAATCTAAGGGAGGTGTCCAGAAATCAGgcccttttcctttttgctgAAGAGGATCAAATGGAGATCCTACTTGATGAGCTGAAATTATTGAGATTGAGTCTCATGGATCCACCACTTTATGAAGACTCAGATAACGTCAGAGCACTTACGGTTCAGATAAAAGCTGTCATGAACAAGATTGGACATTCCTTTTACTTTTTCTACTTGAGCGAGATCAACAAAGACATGGCTGGgcagctaaatcttgtactgtCAGGTATTCTCAAAGACATTGAACGCGTCAAGGGTCAAGCCGCAGATTGCTTTGATAAATTCATAATGAAATCATGGAGATCCAACTTCCCCAGAACTAATGAACCAGGCTTCATTGAGTTTCTGATGAAGAAACTTAAGGAGCAACTGCACCATGAAGAATCACAAATTCGGCCATTCAAGCATCAAATTGGTGTAGCATGTGAAGAACTAGAGTCCCTCAGAATAGATATTACTGAAATTGGCAAGCAGTTGAATCATAACGAAGAGCTGAATGTTCTCCTGGAACTTTATAAAGATATCTCATACCAGGCTGAGTATATTGTGGATTCATTAGAAGCCGAAGCAGGTTCTCTCTGGTGCCATAAGTTGGGACTATTTAATGTCATTAAGGAGATTAGGCATATTCATAAAAGGTTAAAAGCTATCAGGAAGGAGGAGATCAGCAATGACACTCCTGCTCCTGTTTTAGCACAAGCAAACTTTCCAAACATTGAGGCGATGCCAGACTATGAGAATGATGTAGGACAGAAAACAGAGGAGACTACTATACAACTAGTTGGTTTTGAAGTTGCAGCAGAAAAGATAAAGGAACAGCTTACTAGAGGATCAAATCAGCTGAATATTCTCACAATTGTTGGCATGCCAGGAATAGGTAAAACAACTCTTGCCAACTCATTGTATAAAGATCATtcagtttccttttctttccataCTCATGCCTGGTGCTGTGTTTCCCGAGTTTATCACAAGCAAACCTTGTTACTTGAAATATTGGGCCAAATCAACAGGAACTTTAACCGAAACCCTGGAGTTGCTGGCAAAGACTATGTTGAGATGCTCTACAAAAGTTTAAAGGGAAAGAGGTATCTTTTGGTGATAGATGATATATGGGACATTGAGGCATGGAATGATCTGAAGGAAGTTTTTCCTGATGACCATAATGGAAGCAGGATTTTATTTACAACGCGGAACTATAATATAGCTCTGAAAGCAAACAGTGTTCCCTATGCTCTTTCTCCTATCTCAGATGAAGAGAGTTGGCAATTATTATGCATCAAGGTTTTTGAGGAAGAAATGTGCCCATCAGAACTTTTGCAAGTCGGAAAGAGgattgcaaaaatttgcaaaggattacCACTTTCTGTGGTCTCAGTTTCTGGAACTCTAAAAGCAATAGAGAGAGAACAGGATAGATGGGAACAGGTTGCAGAAAGCCTGTGGTTGAAAGAACCTAACAACCCATTAGGCCAGCATTCTGGCATATTGGAACTTTGCTATCACCATTTACCAAATTTCTTGAAGCCGTGCTTCCTCTATTTTGGAGGATTTCGAGAGGATGCCGTGATTCCAGTGTCCAAGCTCCTTTGGTTATGGATTGCAGAAGGATTTATCCATCAAACAAACCCAAGCCAGAAAAGCTTAAAGAATGAAGCAGAGAATTTTTTGAACGATCTAATTGACAGAAACCTTGTGATGGTTGCAGAAAGAAGTTCCAGAGGTAGAGTCAAATCATGCCATGTTCATGATCTTTTACATGATTTTTGCTTGGCAAAATCTGAAGAAGAAAATTTCCTGCTTCACATGAAAAGGTATGATCAACGCTTGACTACTTCTGCAGATTCTGTAATGCATGAAGCATATCGTTTGTGCATACATTCTGACAAGTATGTTGTTCCCCCGGGGCCTTTACGTGCTCGGTCTTTGTTCTTCTGGTCGTTCTTGTCAAATGATCGTTCTTCGATGCTTACTTGTGCCTTACAATTTAGACTACTCAGGGTGTTGGACTTGAGCCATATTCACGTTGTTAGTGGAGTTGATGAGCAGGACTTTATTAAGATCACTAACTTGGTTCATTTGAGATACTTAGCAATCTGGATTGGCTGTCAATCTATTCCATCTGAGATAGAGAACCTCCAGAACCTGGAAAGTTTGATTTTAATGAAGAGTTCAACCcgttatttttctatcaaattaCCAAACACTATTTGGAACCTGGTAAATTTGAGGCATCTCAATGTGAGGAAAAACGATTATGAGTTGGTCTGCTTTTATTTACCATATTTAACAGATCATTTCTGGGACCTCCGGCTGGATAAGTTAGAATCTATATCCACTATAGAGGTTTACTCTGGCTATGTATGTGAGCATCTCATGAGTGTGACACCCAACCTTCGAAAATTATCTTGCATGCTCAGAGGCCCTTGCTTTCCTTCAATTAGTGAGTTGAATCAGGTTGAAGAACTCAATTTATGTTTTTGGTTTGAGATGGAACATCCATTGCAGTTCAATTCTGCATCAAATCTCAAGAAACTGACTCTGTCTAATATGCGCCGACCATGGGATGAAATTTCATTCATTGGGGAGCTACCAAATCTTGAGGTTCTCAAATTAAACGAAGGAGCATTTGTGGGGCGACAATGGGACATGGCAGAAGGGGGATTCCAGAAACTCAAATTCTTGAAGTTGTGTAAGCTAGACATTCAAGTATGGAATGCCTCCGCTGACGACCTTCCCTGCCTTGAGAGACTTGTATTGCATGGTTGTTTGTCTCTCTGGGAAATCCCTTCTTCAGCTTTAGCAGAAATGAGTACTCTCCAGTCAATCGAGATTATAAAGTGCATGAGTCCTGTATGGCAATCTGCCATGCAGATTCTCAATGAACAACATGAGATGGGAAATGATGAGTTCAAAGTCTCTTTCTTTCGTTAG